Proteins co-encoded in one Nitrospiraceae bacterium genomic window:
- the raiA gene encoding ribosome-associated translation inhibitor RaiA, translating into MNIIITGRHMEITPALKEYAEKRISKFEKYLANIQEAVVTFSVEKKYRHKVEVLIKVNGVMMQAESTTEEIYSAIDEVVDKLEKQLKKYKEKLSSYRKGENKEQDIPLQKIQDEIGSIIKRKQFDMKPMSPDEAVMQMDLMHKDFYVFTNELSGDINVVYRRKDGNFGLIEPAK; encoded by the coding sequence TTGAACATCATAATAACCGGCAGACATATGGAAATAACTCCTGCATTAAAAGAGTATGCTGAGAAAAGGATTAGTAAGTTTGAGAAGTATCTTGCAAATATTCAAGAAGCAGTTGTCACCTTTAGTGTTGAGAAAAAATACAGGCATAAAGTTGAAGTGCTTATTAAGGTCAACGGGGTGATGATGCAGGCTGAGAGCACTACAGAGGAAATATACTCTGCAATAGACGAAGTTGTTGATAAACTTGAAAAACAATTAAAGAAATACAAAGAAAAACTTTCTTCTTACAGAAAGGGTGAAAATAAAGAACAGGACATTCCGTTACAGAAAATCCAAGATGAGATAGGGAGCATTATAAAAAGAAAACAGTTTGATATGAAGCCGATGAGCCCTGACGAGGCTGTTATGCAAATGGACTTAATGCATAAAGACTTCTATGTTTTCACAAATGAACTCAGCGGAGACATTAATGTAGTTTATAGAAGAAAAGACGGAAATTTTGGGTTGATAGAGCCTGCGAAATAA